From Rhizobium favelukesii, the proteins below share one genomic window:
- a CDS encoding MBL fold metallo-hydrolase — protein MGYRRRFTILGCSSSPGVPRITGDWGACDPTNPKNRRTRAAFMVQQFDDNGGVTTVVVDTGPDFREQMIAARVTHIDAVLYTHAHADHIHGLDDLRGYFYGAQQRVPIHATPDTMDRIRQGFGYCIETPPGSNYPPIVEAKVIESLDVPLRISGAGGTISIWPHLQQHGDIHSLGIRVGNVAYCSDISDFPPETVEKLQELDVLIIDALQYRYHPSHLSLEQSLDWIDRLRPKRAILTHMHTPLDYDTVMAETPDHVVPAYDQMSFDVELAELATPDAPQDFTSTGVAASIIRPRS, from the coding sequence GTGGGTTACAGACGGCGTTTCACCATTCTCGGCTGTTCGTCGTCGCCCGGCGTTCCGCGCATCACCGGCGATTGGGGGGCCTGCGATCCAACCAATCCGAAAAACCGGCGTACCCGCGCGGCGTTCATGGTACAGCAATTTGACGACAATGGTGGCGTCACGACCGTCGTTGTCGACACAGGGCCGGACTTTCGCGAGCAGATGATCGCCGCGCGCGTCACTCATATCGACGCCGTCCTCTATACGCATGCGCATGCTGATCACATTCATGGCCTCGACGATCTACGCGGCTACTTCTACGGCGCGCAGCAGCGGGTTCCGATCCACGCGACGCCGGATACCATGGACCGCATTCGACAGGGTTTCGGTTATTGCATCGAAACGCCGCCCGGCAGTAACTATCCGCCGATCGTCGAAGCGAAAGTTATCGAAAGCCTCGACGTGCCGCTGCGGATCAGCGGCGCGGGTGGAACCATCTCCATCTGGCCGCACCTGCAGCAGCACGGCGACATTCACTCGCTCGGCATTCGTGTCGGCAATGTCGCTTATTGCAGTGATATCAGTGACTTTCCACCTGAAACTGTCGAAAAGCTTCAGGAACTCGACGTTCTCATCATCGATGCCTTGCAATACCGTTATCACCCGAGCCACCTATCACTCGAGCAGTCGCTCGACTGGATCGATCGCCTGAGGCCGAAGCGGGCGATCCTGACCCATATGCATACGCCGCTCGACTACGACACGGTTATGGCCGAAACGCCGGACCATGTCGTTCCGGCTTACGACCAGATGAGCTTCGATGTCGAACTGGCGGAACTCGCAACGCCTGACGCCCCGCAAGATTTCACATCAACTGGCGTGGCCGCGTCCATCATACGGCCGCGATCATGA
- a CDS encoding TatD family hydrolase, translating to MLIDTHCHLDFADFEEERDEIVKRAHDAGVKQMVTISTRVRKLDGLLAITEKYPSVFCSVGTHPNNAGDELDIQTDDLVRLANAHEKIVAIGEAGLDYFYDTQKPEDQKTGLRRHIDASRETQLPLVIHSRSADEDMAAILTEETGRGAFPFILHCFSSGAELARVGVELGGYVSFSGILTFPKSEELRDVAKTVPHDRLLVETDAPYLAPKRWRGKRNEPSYVVNTAEVLAETLGLSYAEMARITTENAFRIFSKMPRI from the coding sequence ATGCTGATCGATACGCATTGCCATCTTGATTTCGCCGACTTCGAGGAGGAGCGCGACGAGATCGTCAAGCGCGCTCACGATGCTGGCGTCAAGCAGATGGTGACGATTTCGACACGCGTGCGCAAGCTCGACGGACTGCTCGCCATCACTGAGAAATATCCGTCGGTCTTCTGCTCCGTAGGCACCCATCCGAACAACGCCGGCGACGAGCTCGATATCCAGACGGACGATCTCGTGCGGCTGGCCAACGCCCATGAGAAGATCGTGGCGATCGGTGAAGCCGGTCTCGACTATTTCTACGACACGCAGAAACCGGAAGACCAGAAGACCGGATTGCGGCGCCACATCGACGCATCGCGCGAGACGCAGCTCCCGCTGGTCATCCATAGCCGCAGCGCCGACGAAGACATGGCGGCGATCCTGACCGAGGAAACGGGCAGGGGGGCGTTCCCGTTCATCCTTCACTGCTTCTCGTCGGGCGCCGAACTCGCAAGGGTCGGCGTTGAACTCGGCGGCTACGTCTCCTTTTCCGGCATCCTGACCTTCCCGAAGTCGGAGGAGCTTCGCGACGTTGCCAAGACGGTCCCGCACGATCGCCTGCTTGTCGAGACCGATGCGCCCTACCTCGCGCCGAAGCGCTGGCGCGGCAAGCGCAATGAGCCGTCCTATGTCGTGAACACGGCCGAGGTTCTGGCCGAGACGCTCGGCCTCAGCTATGCCGAGATGGCACGGATCACGACGGAAAACGCATTCCGCATTTTCTCAAAGATGCCGAGGATCTGA
- the metG gene encoding methionine--tRNA ligase, with the protein MTDKTPFYITTAISYPNGKPHIGHAYELIATDAMARYQRLDGKDVFFLTGTDEHGQKMQQTARAEGISAQELADRNSGEFESMAKLLNASNDDFIRTTQERHHETSREIWNLMAENGDIYKDSYAGWYAVRDEAYYQENETELRADGVRYGPQGTPVEWVEEASYFFKLSEYQDKLLAHYEANPDFIGPAERRNEVISFVKSGLKDLSISRTTFDWGIKVPDDPSHVMYVWVDALTNYITATGYIENKNGPRAKYWPADVHIIGKDIIRFHAVYWPAFLMSAKLPLPKRVFAHGFLLNKGEKMSKSLGNVVDPVNLVNHFGLDQVRYFFLREVSFGQDGSYSEEAIGTRINSDLANGIGNLASRSLSMIVKNCDGKIPECGPLTDEDRTMLAQADALLASTRDDMGKQLIHRALASIIAVVSETDRYFAGQEPWALKKTDPARMGTVLYVTAEVVRQIAILLQPFMPGSAGKLLDLVAAPADRRDFGALGEAGRLVVGTPLEAPKPVFPRYIAPEA; encoded by the coding sequence ATGACCGACAAGACACCCTTCTACATCACCACCGCGATTTCCTACCCGAACGGCAAGCCGCATATTGGCCATGCCTACGAGCTGATCGCGACGGATGCCATGGCGCGCTACCAGCGCCTCGACGGCAAGGATGTCTTTTTTCTGACGGGCACCGACGAGCATGGCCAGAAGATGCAGCAGACGGCGCGCGCCGAAGGCATCTCGGCGCAGGAGCTTGCCGATCGCAACTCCGGCGAATTCGAGTCGATGGCGAAACTTCTCAACGCGTCGAATGACGATTTCATTCGCACGACGCAGGAGCGTCATCACGAGACTTCGCGTGAGATCTGGAACCTGATGGCCGAGAACGGCGACATCTACAAAGATTCTTATGCAGGTTGGTACGCGGTTCGCGACGAGGCTTACTATCAGGAAAACGAGACCGAACTGCGCGCCGATGGCGTGCGCTACGGACCGCAAGGCACGCCTGTCGAATGGGTGGAAGAGGCAAGCTACTTCTTCAAGCTTTCGGAGTATCAGGACAAGCTGCTGGCGCACTATGAAGCCAACCCGGATTTCATCGGGCCGGCCGAGCGCCGCAACGAGGTCATCTCTTTCGTCAAGTCAGGGCTCAAGGATCTCTCGATCTCGCGCACGACCTTCGATTGGGGCATCAAGGTACCGGACGATCCGTCACATGTCATGTATGTCTGGGTCGACGCCCTGACCAACTACATCACCGCGACCGGATACATCGAAAACAAGAACGGCCCCCGGGCGAAGTACTGGCCGGCGGACGTTCACATCATCGGCAAGGACATCATCCGCTTCCACGCGGTCTACTGGCCGGCCTTTCTGATGTCGGCGAAGCTGCCGCTGCCGAAGCGCGTCTTCGCGCACGGCTTCTTGCTCAACAAGGGCGAGAAGATGTCGAAGTCGCTCGGCAACGTCGTCGATCCGGTCAATCTGGTGAATCATTTTGGCCTCGATCAGGTGCGCTACTTCTTCCTGCGCGAAGTTTCCTTCGGCCAGGACGGCAGCTACAGCGAAGAGGCGATCGGCACCCGCATCAATTCCGACCTCGCCAACGGCATCGGAAACCTCGCCAGCCGCTCGCTGTCGATGATCGTCAAGAATTGCGACGGCAAGATCCCGGAATGCGGTCCGCTGACGGATGAAGACAGGACCATGCTGGCGCAGGCTGATGCGCTGCTCGCTTCGACGCGCGACGATATGGGCAAGCAGCTCATTCATCGCGCGCTGGCCTCGATCATAGCAGTCGTCTCGGAGACCGATCGCTATTTCGCAGGTCAGGAACCCTGGGCGCTGAAGAAAACAGATCCGGCGCGCATGGGCACCGTGCTCTACGTGACCGCCGAGGTCGTTCGCCAGATCGCGATCCTGCTGCAGCCCTTTATGCCGGGATCTGCGGGCAAGCTTCTGGATCTCGTCGCGGCGCCTGCGGACAGGCGCGACTTCGGGGCACTCGGCGAAGCAGGTCGCCTTGTCGTCGGCACGCCGCTCGAAGCACCGAAGCCGGTCTTCCCGCGTTACATCGCGCCGGAAGCGTGA
- a CDS encoding sulfite exporter TauE/SafE family protein, producing the protein MTTLSSFDPLYSLSGLLVGALVGITGVGGGSLMTPLLVLVFGIHPATAVGTDLLYAAVTKTAGTAVHGMHGRVNWRVVGCLAAGSVPAALLMLWLMAGVDRKSVDVAHTITTALGWLLVMTAFMLVFRKQVLALALRSIGERSSPKPITIAIWTTVLGLVLGILVTLTSVGAGALGVTVLLVLYPRLDVREIVGSDIVHAVPLTLIGGMGYWMIGEIDWGMLFALLVGSIPGIIAGSLIAPKLHERTIRIVLALTLAVVAWKLLVT; encoded by the coding sequence TTGACCACCCTTTCCAGTTTCGATCCCCTCTATTCGCTCTCGGGGCTTCTCGTCGGCGCTCTTGTCGGAATCACAGGCGTCGGCGGCGGATCACTGATGACGCCCTTGCTGGTGCTTGTCTTCGGCATTCATCCAGCCACAGCCGTCGGAACTGATCTGCTCTACGCTGCCGTCACCAAGACGGCCGGGACGGCAGTGCACGGCATGCACGGCAGGGTGAATTGGCGTGTTGTCGGCTGTCTTGCTGCCGGCAGCGTTCCAGCCGCCCTGCTGATGCTCTGGCTGATGGCAGGTGTCGACCGCAAGAGTGTCGACGTCGCCCACACGATCACGACAGCCCTTGGCTGGCTGCTTGTCATGACCGCATTCATGCTGGTCTTTCGCAAGCAGGTCCTGGCACTTGCGCTTCGCTCCATTGGGGAGCGCTCTTCGCCCAAGCCGATCACGATCGCCATCTGGACGACCGTGCTTGGCCTGGTGCTCGGGATCCTCGTGACCCTGACATCGGTGGGCGCAGGAGCGCTTGGCGTGACGGTGCTGCTCGTGCTTTACCCGCGCCTTGATGTTCGCGAGATCGTCGGCTCCGACATCGTCCACGCAGTGCCGCTGACGCTGATCGGTGGCATGGGCTACTGGATGATCGGCGAGATCGACTGGGGAATGCTCTTTGCCCTTCTGGTGGGCTCGATCCCCGGGATCATCGCCGGCAGCCTGATCGCGCCGAAGCTCCATGAACGGACAATCCGCATTGTACTCGCGCTGACGCTTGCCGTTGTCGCATGGAAGCTGCTCGTTACCTGA
- a CDS encoding DNA polymerase III subunit delta': MSDERPGLLDGAIWPAENMKLFGHEDAEAFLAQSYRSGKGHHAILLEGPPGIGKATLAFRFANHVLTHPNPASSPELLADPDPASPVSRQIASGASHNLLYLARPVDEKTGKVKSAITIDEVRRAGRFFSQTSGTGNWRIVIIDPADDMNRNAANAILKILEEPPKRALFLLISHAPGKLLPTIRSRCLPLKLAPLEDGALGAALAHLGIEAGDPDLFAAANGSVGEALKLVNYGGGEIIEAYNEVLQAQGASARRAMHRLADALSGKDSDTIFEFFTSHVAEDLTRKARAAAIAGQVAAAERLARLHSDIGERLSVSDAYNLDRKQTILSILGDIKQPGP, encoded by the coding sequence ATGAGTGATGAACGGCCGGGATTGCTCGACGGCGCCATTTGGCCAGCCGAGAACATGAAGCTATTTGGTCATGAAGACGCCGAGGCATTCCTCGCGCAGTCATACCGCTCGGGCAAAGGCCACCACGCAATCCTGCTCGAGGGGCCACCGGGTATCGGCAAGGCAACGCTGGCATTCCGCTTTGCAAACCATGTCTTGACGCATCCCAATCCGGCTAGTTCGCCGGAGCTGCTGGCGGATCCCGATCCGGCCTCGCCGGTGAGCCGCCAGATCGCCTCGGGCGCATCGCATAACCTGCTTTACCTGGCGCGGCCCGTTGATGAGAAGACGGGGAAGGTCAAATCTGCCATCACGATCGATGAGGTGAGACGGGCAGGGCGCTTCTTCTCGCAAACGTCGGGCACCGGCAATTGGCGCATCGTCATTATCGACCCGGCCGATGACATGAACCGCAATGCCGCGAATGCGATTCTGAAAATCCTTGAAGAGCCGCCGAAGCGCGCCCTGTTCCTGCTCATTTCGCATGCGCCCGGCAAGCTGCTGCCGACAATTCGCTCGCGGTGCCTGCCACTGAAGCTTGCGCCGCTTGAAGACGGCGCCCTCGGCGCCGCGCTCGCACATCTCGGCATCGAGGCCGGCGATCCCGACCTGTTTGCGGCTGCGAACGGCAGCGTAGGCGAAGCGCTGAAGCTGGTGAACTATGGCGGCGGTGAGATCATCGAGGCTTACAACGAGGTTCTGCAAGCGCAAGGAGCGTCTGCCCGCAGGGCGATGCATCGGCTGGCGGATGCGCTTTCCGGCAAGGATAGCGATACAATCTTTGAGTTCTTCACCAGCCATGTCGCCGAAGACCTGACGCGCAAGGCACGGGCCGCTGCGATTGCGGGCCAGGTTGCTGCAGCGGAGCGGCTCGCCCGCCTGCATTCCGACATAGGCGAGCGACTAAGCGTTTCGGACGCCTACAATCTGGATCGCAAGCAGACGATCCTCAGCATCCTCGGAGACATCAAGCAGCCCGGTCCTTGA
- the tmk gene encoding dTMP kinase — translation MPSGTGLFVTFEGGEGAGKSTQIRRLAEALRGRGYEVLLTREPGGSPGAEAVRHVLLSGAAEAFGTRMEAILFAAARNDHVEEVIRPALMSGKVVLCDRFMDSSRVYQGVTGNLESEFIEALQRAAVNGIVPDCTLILDLPARAGLERARRRGAAGDVSPDRFEKEELETHEKRREAFLDIAAREPNRCRVIDAMQTEEAIAAEIVEIIWQRLSHPAAAKVAEAAHE, via the coding sequence TTGCCATCCGGTACTGGATTGTTCGTAACGTTTGAAGGCGGGGAGGGTGCGGGAAAGTCGACGCAAATCCGTCGCCTTGCCGAGGCTCTTCGTGGTCGCGGCTATGAGGTGCTGCTGACGCGAGAGCCGGGCGGGTCGCCAGGTGCGGAAGCCGTGCGTCATGTGCTTTTGTCGGGTGCTGCCGAAGCCTTCGGAACACGCATGGAGGCAATCCTTTTTGCAGCAGCACGCAATGATCACGTAGAGGAAGTCATCCGGCCGGCTCTCATGAGTGGCAAGGTGGTTCTTTGCGATCGTTTCATGGATTCTTCCCGCGTCTATCAGGGTGTGACCGGAAATCTCGAATCGGAATTCATCGAGGCGCTGCAGCGCGCCGCCGTCAACGGCATCGTCCCGGATTGCACGCTGATCCTCGATCTGCCGGCACGGGCTGGTCTGGAGCGGGCCCGCAGGCGCGGTGCGGCTGGCGATGTGAGCCCCGATCGCTTCGAGAAGGAAGAGCTGGAAACCCACGAGAAGCGCCGGGAAGCCTTTCTCGATATCGCTGCCCGGGAGCCCAACCGTTGCCGCGTGATCGATGCGATGCAGACCGAGGAAGCGATCGCCGCGGAGATTGTCGAGATCATCTGGCAACGTCTGTCGCATCCTGCTGCGGCGAAGGTAGCGGAAGCAGCTCATGAGTGA
- a CDS encoding D-alanyl-D-alanine carboxypeptidase family protein: protein MLKRLVRLCVCLLPFATGAVAANSDTNASFVTKAAQAYMIEASTGTVLLAKNENEAFSPASLAKLMTVDLVFDALSKNQITLDTQYPVSEYAWRTGGAPSRTATMFAALKSNVRVEDLIKGVAIQGANDSCIILAEGMSGGEPAFAAAMMRRAKTLGMERSVFGNSTGLPDGKSKTTALDMVTLAAELRKSYPNLYPYFAQPDFEWNRIFQRNRNPLLGFGMGVDGLAIGFAEGEGYSIVASAERDGRRLFMALGGIASDKERTEEAKRVLEWGLTAFESRQIFADAEVIGQASVYGGTSRSVDLVAKTPVSVYIPINNPERLSARIVYRWPLMAPVEAGHEIGTLRIFAAGRLLREVPLYTKETVAVGSLSSRAVDALMELGETLLFSWLWDKPEPT from the coding sequence GTGTTGAAGCGTTTAGTTCGCCTCTGTGTTTGTCTTCTGCCTTTTGCAACGGGTGCCGTTGCCGCAAACAGTGATACCAACGCGTCATTTGTTACCAAGGCAGCGCAAGCCTACATGATCGAGGCGTCCACCGGCACCGTGCTTCTTGCCAAGAACGAGAATGAGGCCTTCTCGCCAGCGTCGCTCGCGAAACTGATGACGGTGGATCTCGTCTTCGACGCGCTCTCAAAGAACCAGATCACACTCGATACGCAATATCCCGTTTCCGAATACGCCTGGCGAACGGGCGGCGCGCCGTCGCGCACGGCGACAATGTTTGCTGCGCTCAAGTCGAATGTCCGCGTCGAGGATCTCATCAAGGGCGTCGCCATTCAGGGCGCCAATGATAGCTGCATCATTCTCGCCGAAGGAATGAGCGGTGGTGAGCCGGCCTTTGCGGCGGCCATGATGCGGCGCGCCAAAACGCTCGGCATGGAGCGATCTGTCTTCGGGAATTCGACCGGGCTGCCTGACGGCAAGAGCAAGACGACTGCGCTTGACATGGTGACGCTGGCCGCGGAACTGCGAAAGTCCTACCCGAACCTCTATCCCTATTTCGCGCAGCCCGATTTCGAATGGAACAGGATTTTCCAGCGCAACCGTAACCCGCTGCTCGGTTTCGGCATGGGGGTCGATGGCCTGGCGATCGGCTTTGCCGAGGGAGAAGGGTATTCCATCGTTGCTTCAGCCGAACGCGACGGCAGGCGGCTTTTTATGGCACTGGGCGGCATTGCCTCCGACAAGGAGCGCACCGAAGAGGCCAAACGCGTGCTCGAATGGGGGCTCACCGCGTTCGAGAGCCGCCAGATTTTCGCCGACGCTGAGGTGATCGGCCAAGCCAGCGTCTACGGTGGAACGTCGCGCAGCGTCGATCTCGTGGCGAAAACACCGGTGAGCGTCTATATCCCGATCAACAATCCAGAGCGGTTGTCGGCGCGCATCGTCTATCGTTGGCCGTTGATGGCCCCGGTGGAGGCAGGTCATGAAATAGGGACGCTGCGCATCTTTGCGGCTGGCCGCCTGTTGCGTGAAGTGCCGCTTTATACGAAGGAGACCGTGGCGGTCGGCTCTTTGAGCAGCCGCGCCGTCGATGCTCTGATGGAGCTCGGCGAAACGTTGCTGTTCTCCTGGCTGTGGGATAAGCCCGAACCCACGTGA
- a CDS encoding septal ring lytic transglycosylase RlpA family protein has protein sequence MKRDYGAASFATGMRWVGLSLICATVTACGTAPAPTKRTHGKEYFSEKEYGVKASPRVATGNNIPKGGGRYLVGNPYVVKGKWYYPKEDFSYSKVGIASWYGSAFHGRLTANGEVYDQMHLSAAHPTFPLPSYARVTNTENGSSIIVRVNDRGPYHEGRIIDLSNKTADMLDLQHSGTGKVRVQYVGRARMDGHDMPYLMASYVPKGSRIPGINPGGGQIATGVMVASNSKRITADQLQSFGGFTPEPESVPVPVSATSYAGSTPSASYNAAPVPTPMRSPSFGGVAPLAEPTTGQMLVLPEFGPLPYERPYGGQRSLAMGYQDEGAKTATVELAFDAVMVRNDGQQDSILASFKRQKAAAAHGE, from the coding sequence ATGAAAAGAGACTACGGGGCGGCGTCATTCGCAACGGGAATGCGATGGGTTGGGCTGTCGCTCATCTGCGCAACGGTGACGGCTTGTGGCACGGCGCCGGCTCCGACAAAACGCACTCACGGCAAGGAATATTTCTCGGAGAAGGAATACGGCGTTAAGGCCAGTCCGCGCGTCGCCACCGGCAACAATATCCCGAAAGGCGGCGGCCGTTATCTCGTCGGAAACCCATATGTGGTGAAGGGTAAGTGGTATTACCCCAAGGAAGATTTTTCGTACAGCAAGGTCGGAATTGCATCATGGTACGGCTCGGCCTTTCATGGTCGCCTGACGGCAAACGGCGAAGTCTATGACCAGATGCACCTTTCCGCCGCGCATCCGACGTTTCCTCTGCCGAGCTATGCGCGTGTGACGAATACGGAAAATGGTTCGTCAATTATCGTTCGTGTCAACGATCGTGGCCCCTATCACGAAGGGCGCATCATCGACCTGTCCAACAAGACGGCGGATATGCTTGACCTGCAGCATAGTGGTACCGGAAAAGTCCGCGTCCAGTATGTTGGCCGTGCCCGCATGGATGGTCACGACATGCCCTACCTGATGGCTTCCTATGTGCCGAAGGGCAGCCGCATTCCGGGCATCAACCCGGGCGGCGGGCAGATCGCCACCGGCGTCATGGTTGCCTCCAACAGCAAGCGCATAACCGCAGACCAACTCCAGAGCTTCGGCGGCTTCACGCCTGAACCGGAGAGTGTCCCGGTGCCGGTCTCGGCGACGTCCTATGCCGGCTCGACCCCGAGCGCCAGCTACAATGCCGCGCCCGTTCCGACGCCGATGCGCTCTCCATCCTTTGGCGGCGTCGCGCCGTTGGCGGAGCCGACGACCGGGCAGATGCTCGTTCTGCCGGAATTTGGTCCTTTGCCATATGAACGTCCCTATGGAGGGCAGCGTTCTCTCGCGATGGGGTATCAGGACGAGGGTGCCAAGACCGCTACCGTCGAACTCGCTTTCGATGCAGTGATGGTTCGCAACGACGGGCAGCAGGACTCCATCCTGGCGTCCTTCAAGCGGCAGAAGGCGGCCGCCGCGCACGGCGAGTAG
- a CDS encoding IS701 family transposase, giving the protein MSEQHDCSREPGDAVPHILRKWLSPFRFWFTAPSWEHLLVLVMGALLSPGKRTVTACLRITGRAEVSNFAAYHQLLNRARWNPRTLAARLLSIIVARLVPEGPVVIGMDDTIERRWGQRIAARGIYRDPVRSSHGHFVKASGLRWLSFMVLSPVPWAKCIKALPVLTILCPSERHDQKKGRKHKLLTDWARQGVLQLCRWLPGREIIFVGDSSFAVHTLAAALPDTATLITRLRLDASLFAPPDQRHEHTLGRPAQKGRPLPKLKTLLKDAKTEWQRIVASSWYGKQTDKTLDVTSGTGLWYRRGTPPRPIRWVLVRDPSGRREPQAFMSTNVNLEPAQIIAYFVRRWQIEVTFAETRAHLGVETQRQWNDKAIMRTTPSLLALYSLVTLWACDLLGHGVLPYAAAWYKKTEFTFSDAIGAVRMILWDQDIYRQHPPDPDIPETQPSRLKRMTQALCFAA; this is encoded by the coding sequence ATGAGCGAACAACATGATTGTAGCCGTGAGCCGGGAGACGCGGTCCCCCACATCCTTCGCAAATGGCTGTCGCCGTTTCGTTTCTGGTTTACCGCGCCAAGCTGGGAGCATCTGCTGGTCCTGGTGATGGGTGCGCTCCTTTCGCCTGGCAAGCGAACGGTGACGGCCTGCCTGCGCATCACCGGACGCGCGGAGGTAAGTAATTTTGCCGCCTATCATCAACTCCTCAACCGAGCCCGCTGGAACCCTCGCACGTTGGCGGCCCGTCTGCTGTCCATCATTGTTGCCCGGCTCGTGCCCGAGGGCCCTGTCGTGATTGGCATGGATGATACAATCGAACGGCGTTGGGGCCAACGCATCGCCGCGCGTGGAATTTATCGTGACCCGGTGCGCTCCAGCCATGGCCACTTTGTCAAAGCCAGCGGCTTGAGATGGTTGAGCTTCATGGTTCTTTCACCTGTCCCATGGGCAAAATGTATTAAAGCCCTGCCGGTGCTGACGATCCTGTGTCCCTCTGAGCGCCATGATCAGAAGAAGGGCCGAAAGCACAAGCTGCTGACTGATTGGGCAAGGCAAGGCGTCTTGCAGCTTTGCCGCTGGCTGCCGGGCCGCGAAATCATCTTTGTCGGCGATAGCAGCTTTGCCGTTCATACACTGGCTGCGGCTCTTCCCGACACGGCCACTCTCATCACGCGGTTGCGTCTGGATGCCAGTCTCTTTGCTCCACCAGATCAACGGCACGAACATACGCTCGGGCGACCGGCGCAAAAAGGCAGGCCATTGCCGAAACTGAAAACGCTCCTCAAAGACGCAAAGACCGAGTGGCAGCGCATCGTCGCATCGTCCTGGTACGGCAAGCAAACCGACAAAACCCTTGATGTCACATCAGGAACCGGCCTCTGGTATCGGCGTGGAACGCCCCCAAGACCAATTCGCTGGGTTCTCGTTCGCGATCCATCAGGCCGTCGTGAACCCCAGGCGTTCATGAGCACCAACGTCAACCTTGAGCCCGCTCAGATCATTGCCTATTTCGTTCGGCGCTGGCAGATCGAGGTCACCTTCGCCGAAACGCGAGCGCATCTTGGCGTGGAAACCCAACGGCAGTGGAACGACAAAGCCATCATGCGCACGACCCCGTCGCTGCTGGCGCTCTACAGCCTCGTCACACTCTGGGCATGCGATCTGCTCGGTCATGGCGTCCTTCCCTATGCCGCCGCCTGGTACAAGAAAACAGAGTTCACCTTCTCCGATGCCATCGGTGCGGTTCGCATGATCCTGTGGGATCAGGATATTTATCGACAGCACCCGCCAGACCCGGACATTCCTGAAACTCAACCAAGCCGCCTCAAGCGGATGACACAAGCACTTTGCTTCGCTGCATAA
- a CDS encoding Hint domain-containing protein: MSYFKDPNLPRNTARRRFLGVAAAAGARFASVAAIAMAASSSPARAAGLHLGWGNGNGNSGGNGNSGGGGSSGAQCFLRGTSILTDCGEKYVEDLRIGDRVALPGGDTRAIKWVGRQVFRKGGAHWHDGLVPIRVARHALDSRTPHSDLYLSPGHALFLNGVLIRVKDLVNGTTIAPIAPHDDMTIEYYAVLLATHEVILAQGAAAETFHPSDSNRENFSNFAEYERLYAGEAREEMTSYATVLGEEGGWQHLRALLLLGASPLAPIFDPFEDACEKIDARAKELLT; the protein is encoded by the coding sequence ATGTCTTATTTCAAAGATCCCAACCTGCCTCGCAATACTGCACGCCGGCGTTTTCTGGGAGTGGCGGCCGCGGCCGGTGCTCGTTTCGCGAGCGTGGCGGCCATTGCCATGGCGGCCTCATCGTCGCCAGCGCGCGCTGCGGGCCTGCATTTGGGATGGGGCAACGGCAACGGCAACTCCGGCGGCAACGGCAACTCCGGCGGAGGCGGGAGCAGCGGTGCGCAGTGCTTCCTGCGTGGTACGTCGATCCTCACGGATTGCGGTGAAAAGTATGTTGAGGATCTTCGGATTGGCGATCGCGTCGCTCTTCCGGGCGGAGACACCCGCGCGATCAAATGGGTTGGTCGCCAAGTGTTCAGGAAGGGCGGCGCGCACTGGCATGACGGTCTCGTGCCAATCCGAGTGGCGCGCCATGCGCTTGATAGTCGTACGCCACATTCGGATCTCTACCTGTCGCCTGGCCATGCGCTATTCCTGAATGGCGTTTTGATCCGCGTGAAGGATCTCGTGAATGGTACGACGATCGCACCGATCGCACCCCACGACGATATGACGATCGAGTATTACGCCGTCCTGCTCGCGACCCACGAAGTGATCCTTGCGCAGGGCGCTGCGGCAGAGACCTTCCATCCCTCGGATAGCAATCGCGAAAATTTCTCGAATTTTGCGGAATACGAACGGCTATATGCCGGTGAGGCGCGCGAGGAAATGACATCCTATGCGACAGTCCTTGGCGAGGAAGGCGGCTGGCAGCACCTAAGAGCTCTTCTTCTGCTCGGCGCTTCTCCCTTAGCGCCGATATTCGATCCATTCGAGGATGCTTGCGAGAAGATCGATGCCCGAGCCAAGGAGTTGCTGACCTGA
- a CDS encoding HNH endonuclease signature motif containing protein translates to MQRDRELPNPDGGKDDRDNFAAACKSCNDSRGKWDWLSYASLKRDEFF, encoded by the coding sequence TTGCAGCGAGATCGCGAACTCCCCAACCCCGATGGCGGCAAAGACGACAGAGACAATTTCGCGGCAGCGTGTAAGTCCTGCAACGATAGCCGCGGCAAATGGGACTGGCTTTCTTACGCTAGCCTAAAACGAGACGAGTTCTTCTAG